Proteins from a single region of Rhinolophus sinicus isolate RSC01 linkage group LG13, ASM3656204v1, whole genome shotgun sequence:
- the CRABP1 gene encoding cellular retinoic acid-binding protein 1 encodes MPNFAGTWKMRSSENFDELLKALGVNAMLRKVAVAAASKPHVEIRQDGDQFYIKTSTTVRTTEINFKVGEGFEEETVDGRKCRSLPTWENENKIHCTQTLLEGDGPKTYWTRELANDELILTFGADDVVCTRIYVRE; translated from the exons ATGCCCAACTTCGCCGGTACCTGGAAGATGCGCAGCAGCGAGAACTTCGACGAGCTCCTGAAGGCCCTGG GTGTGAACGCCATGCTGCGGAAGGTGGCCGTGGCGGCGGCGTCCAAGCCGCACGTGGAGATCCGCCAGGACGGGGACCAGTTCTACATCAAGACATCCACCACTGTGCGCACCACCGAGATCAACTTCAAGGTCGGAGAAGGCTTTGAGGAGGAGACCGTGGACGGACGCAAGTGCAGG AGTTTACCCACTTGGGAGAACGAGAACAAGATCCACTGCACACAAACTCTCCTCGAGGGGGACGGCCCCAAAACCTACTGGACCCGGGAGCTGGCCAACGACGAGCTCATCCTG ACATTCGGCGCCGATGACGTGGTCTGCACAAGAATTTATGTTCGGGAGTGA